Proteins encoded together in one Bacteroides ovatus window:
- a CDS encoding outer membrane protein assembly factor BamD: protein MKKNIIITLLAAATLTSCGEYNKLLKSTDYEYKYEAAKNYFAKGQYNRSATLLNELITILKGTDKAEESLYMLGMSYYNQKDYQTAAQTFITYFNTYPRGTFTELARFHAGKALFLDTPEPRLDQSSTYQAIQQLQMFMEYFPNSTKKQEAQDMIFALQDKLVLKELYSARLYYNLGNYLGNNYESCVITAQNALKDYPYTDYREELSILVLRARHEMAIYSVEDKKMDRYRETIDEYYAFKNEFPESKYLKEAEKIFNESQKVIKD from the coding sequence ATGAAGAAAAATATCATTATAACTTTGCTTGCGGCGGCTACTCTTACATCATGTGGGGAGTATAATAAATTGCTGAAAAGCACCGATTACGAATACAAGTACGAAGCCGCCAAAAACTATTTTGCGAAGGGACAGTATAATCGTTCAGCTACGTTGCTGAATGAGTTGATAACCATTCTGAAAGGAACCGATAAAGCGGAAGAATCTTTGTATATGTTGGGAATGAGCTACTATAACCAGAAAGATTATCAGACAGCTGCCCAGACATTTATCACCTATTTCAATACATATCCTCGTGGTACTTTTACTGAACTGGCACGTTTCCATGCAGGTAAGGCTTTATTCCTGGATACTCCGGAACCACGTTTGGATCAGTCAAGCACTTATCAGGCTATCCAGCAGTTGCAGATGTTCATGGAGTATTTCCCGAACAGCACAAAAAAGCAGGAAGCACAGGATATGATTTTTGCTTTACAGGATAAGCTGGTTTTGAAAGAGCTTTATTCAGCAAGGCTATATTATAATCTGGGTAATTATTTAGGCAATAACTATGAGTCTTGTGTAATCACAGCTCAAAATGCATTGAAGGATTATCCTTATACTGATTATCGTGAAGAACTTTCCATTTTGGTTCTGCGTGCAAGACACGAAATGGCTATCTATAGCGTTGAAGACAAGAAGATGGATCGTTACCGCGAAACGATTGATGAATATTACGCTTTTAAGAATGAATTTCCTGAAAGTAAATATTTGAAAGAA